One window of Diabrotica undecimpunctata isolate CICGRU chromosome 8, icDiaUnde3, whole genome shotgun sequence genomic DNA carries:
- the LOC140448032 gene encoding beta-1,3-glucan-binding protein-like isoform X2, protein MIVICLIAALVQNIHGCGISLTTVSGTHAPNAICSGELIFEDDFNTLDMKTWQHEQTLAGGGNWEFQWYTNNRSNSYVENGILHIRPTFVADDYGNEFLYSGTIDVNGGSPADECTNPQFYGCSRTGSASNIVNPVKSARIRSLNSFSFKYGKVEVRAKVPAGDWLWPAIWLLPRYNQYSGWPASGEIDIMESRGNRQLTNAAGLNIGVQQVGSTLHWGPNPNYNQYSRTHFEKNLETGYDQAFHNYQVEWTPDYIKFAIDDQEIGRVTPPAGGFWELGQLSSSGLDNPWKRDSKMAPFDQEFYIIINLAVGGVNYFPDNANNRPGGKPWSNTSPNAATNFWEGREQWLPTWNIGTEDSHLQVDYVKVWAI, encoded by the exons ATGATTGTTATTTGCCTAATTGCGGCATTGGTTCAAAATATACACGGTTGTGGGATATCATTAACAACCGTTAGTGGTACTCATGCACCTAATGCCATATGCAGCGGTGAATTAATATTTGAAGATGATTTTAATACATTAGATATGAAAACATGGCAACACGAACAAACTTTAGCTGGAGGCGGG AATTGGGAATTTCAATGGTACACAAATAACCGAAGTAATAGTTATGTTGAAAATGGCATTTTGCACATTCGACCAACCTTCGTAGCTGATGATTATGGTAACGAATTTCTCTACTCTGGAACAATCGATGTGAATGGCGGTTCTCCTGCTGATGA gTGTACAAATCCACAATTTTATGGTTGTTCTCGAACTGGAAGTGCGTCAAATATAGTTAATCCCGTTAAGAGTGCTCGTATAAGATCTCTTAATTCCTTCTCGTTTAAATATGGCAAAGTTGAAGTTAGAGCAAAAGTTCCAGCTGGTGATTGGTTATGGCCCg ctaTCTGGTTACTACCAAGATATAACCAATATTCTGGTTGGCCTGCTTCTGGGGAAATAGACATTATGGAGAGTAGGGGCAACAGGCAACTTACCAATGCTGCCGGATTAAACATCGGCGTTCAACAAGTAGGAAGCACCCTTCATTGGGGACCAAATCCTAATTACAATCAATATTCACGAAcacattttgaaaaaaatttggaAACTGGCTATGACCAAGCTTTCCATAACTACCAGGTAGAATGGACTCCAGACTACATTAAATTTGCAATTGACGATCAGGAGATTGGAAGAGTAACGCCTCCGGCAGGAGGATTTTGGGAGTTGGGTCAATTATCATCATCAGGCTTAGACAACCCTTGGAAACGAGATTCAAAGATGGCTCCTTTTGACCAAGAATTCTACATAATTATTAACTTAGCTGTAGGCGGTGTGAACTATTTTCCAGATAACGCTAACAATCGTCCAGGTGGTAAGCCTTGGTCCAACACATCACCTAATGCTGCCACTAACTTTTGGGAAGGTAGAGAACAGTGGCTTCCTACCTGGAATATTGGAACTGAAGATTCACATTTACAAGTTGATTATGTTAAAGTGTGGGCTATATAA
- the LOC140448032 gene encoding beta-1,3-glucan-binding protein-like isoform X1, translating to MNLIKFMALVFQNLRGCEKTITTVSGTHAPLLPCKGDLIFKDDFNNLDLKKWQHEVSLSGNGNWEFQWYTNNRSNSYVENGILHIRPTFVADDYGNEFLYSGTIDVNGGSPADECTNPQFYGCSRTGSASNIVNPVKSARIRSLNSFSFKYGKVEVRAKVPAGDWLWPAIWLLPRYNQYSGWPASGEIDIMESRGNRQLTNAAGLNIGVQQVGSTLHWGPNPNYNQYSRTHFEKNLETGYDQAFHNYQVEWTPDYIKFAIDDQEIGRVTPPAGGFWELGQLSSSGLDNPWKRDSKMAPFDQEFYIIINLAVGGVNYFPDNANNRPGGKPWSNTSPNAATNFWEGREQWLPTWNIGTEDSHLQVDYVKVWAI from the exons ATGAACTTAATCAAGTTTATGGCACTGGTTTTTCAAAATCTACGGGGTTGTGAAAAAACGATCACTACTGTAAGTGGTACTCACGCACCCCTTTTGCCCTGTAAAggtgatttgatttttaaagatGACTTTAATAACCTGGATTTGAAAAAATGGCAACACGAAGTATCGCTTAGTGGAAATGGA AATTGGGAATTTCAATGGTACACAAATAACCGAAGTAATAGTTATGTTGAAAATGGCATTTTGCACATTCGACCAACCTTCGTAGCTGATGATTATGGTAACGAATTTCTCTACTCTGGAACAATCGATGTGAATGGCGGTTCTCCTGCTGATGA gTGTACAAATCCACAATTTTATGGTTGTTCTCGAACTGGAAGTGCGTCAAATATAGTTAATCCCGTTAAGAGTGCTCGTATAAGATCTCTTAATTCCTTCTCGTTTAAATATGGCAAAGTTGAAGTTAGAGCAAAAGTTCCAGCTGGTGATTGGTTATGGCCCg ctaTCTGGTTACTACCAAGATATAACCAATATTCTGGTTGGCCTGCTTCTGGGGAAATAGACATTATGGAGAGTAGGGGCAACAGGCAACTTACCAATGCTGCCGGATTAAACATCGGCGTTCAACAAGTAGGAAGCACCCTTCATTGGGGACCAAATCCTAATTACAATCAATATTCACGAAcacattttgaaaaaaatttggaAACTGGCTATGACCAAGCTTTCCATAACTACCAGGTAGAATGGACTCCAGACTACATTAAATTTGCAATTGACGATCAGGAGATTGGAAGAGTAACGCCTCCGGCAGGAGGATTTTGGGAGTTGGGTCAATTATCATCATCAGGCTTAGACAACCCTTGGAAACGAGATTCAAAGATGGCTCCTTTTGACCAAGAATTCTACATAATTATTAACTTAGCTGTAGGCGGTGTGAACTATTTTCCAGATAACGCTAACAATCGTCCAGGTGGTAAGCCTTGGTCCAACACATCACCTAATGCTGCCACTAACTTTTGGGAAGGTAGAGAACAGTGGCTTCCTACCTGGAATATTGGAACTGAAGATTCACATTTACAAGTTGATTATGTTAAAGTGTGGGCTATATAA